Proteins encoded together in one Candidatus Falkowbacteria bacterium window:
- a CDS encoding pyruvate ferredoxin oxidoreductase, whose amino-acid sequence MPFKYLLNPGHSACSGCGEILAMRHVLEAAGRNTIVTNATGCSEVTTTRYPMSAFKVPWIHANFENAAPLASGIRAALNYKDVKKKERKKEKKQDSIEKELTNQPINQSTNIIAWGGDGATFDIGIGMISGMWERGEDVLYVCFDNEAYMNTGIQASGSTPYGSNTTTTQPGKESTGNNLYKKDMLKIALAHNCTYVGSATVGNVMDIQAKVKKALALPGPKYIQILVTCVPGWYTDSKDTIKVAKLAQQTGVFPVVEYVEGKLANVAKCPKPRPKVEDYLKLQGRYKHLFKPEVNQVEIDKIQALADRNISRYNLT is encoded by the coding sequence ATGCCATTTAAATATTTACTTAATCCTGGACACTCAGCCTGTAGCGGTTGCGGTGAGATTTTGGCTATGCGGCATGTACTGGAAGCAGCTGGTAGAAATACGATTGTAACCAATGCTACTGGATGTAGTGAGGTTACTACTACTCGATATCCGATGAGCGCATTCAAAGTACCGTGGATCCACGCGAATTTTGAAAACGCAGCACCGTTAGCTTCGGGCATTCGAGCGGCCTTGAATTACAAAGATGTAAAAAAGAAAGAAAGAAAGAAAGAAAAAAAGCAAGACAGTATTGAAAAGGAATTAACTAATCAACCAATTAACCAATCAACCAACATTATTGCTTGGGGTGGTGACGGTGCGACATTTGATATTGGGATTGGCATGATTTCCGGAATGTGGGAACGCGGTGAAGATGTTTTGTATGTATGTTTTGATAATGAAGCGTATATGAATACGGGTATTCAGGCTTCAGGCTCTACTCCGTATGGTTCGAATACCACAACCACTCAACCGGGCAAAGAATCAACAGGCAATAATCTTTATAAAAAAGATATGCTGAAAATAGCTTTGGCGCATAATTGTACCTATGTTGGTTCAGCTACAGTAGGTAACGTGATGGACATTCAGGCTAAAGTGAAAAAAGCATTGGCTTTACCAGGTCCAAAGTATATACAGATTTTAGTGACTTGTGTTCCGGGCTGGTATACAGATTCCAAAGATACGATTAAGGTTGCCAAACTGGCTCAGCAAACTGGAGTCTTTCCAGTGGTAGAATATGTTGAAGGTAAATTAGCCAATGTGGCCAAGTGTCCTAAACCACGACCAAAAGTTGAAGATTATTTGAAATTACAAGGACGATATAAACATTTATTCAAACCTGAAGTTAATCAGGTTGAGATTGACAAAATTCAAGCGTTGGCTGATCGCAACATCTCACGGTATAATCTTACGTAG
- a CDS encoding ABC transporter ATP-binding protein encodes MSDWEMKLEKKDRNIQFLLRSLRTLWELLGDQKKAIGKAVFVLFFIEILSVSFPFLLKLIFDQLPEIIIQKQVSTYLVVLIGCLLVVKVVALVLKHFVAEISFLRGLIKLENGWPVVVQEKLLSLSIGFHETENTGKKISKIEKGCDKLVQIVIDMYWGILPQVFFLLINVTVAIIIDWKLGLLFMLPFIPAMYIHYRMFNRFEDDWEAWEKKKEESGGLLCQSIINVSTVQNFGQEKRELQQNLKIREFMQDLDINICEKMQLYFFGSGLILHLFYFITIALGFTFVFMGISSIGTIVYLIATGNITIFCIGDIMHTYTRVMRKSISVSRMKELMDTEIDIETCPEAIVPNSYAGEFEFDEVSFTYSGKDRPVLKDFSMMIHPHQMVALVGKSGEGKTTMIRLISRMYDIDEGSIKLDGRDIRDLDLEYLRKIFAIVQQDVDIFDTTLLENIRYPDAEASEEQVIEALKASHLYEALQNLDRFPDGIKTQVGERGIRLSGGERQRVGIARAYIALLNGARVLILDEATSNLDSEAEKAIQKMIGKVREKLNISIIAIAHRLSTIQKADMIYVINNGNVAESGDHSRLVQENGLYAHLVELQKLGDLRE; translated from the coding sequence ATGAGCGATTGGGAAATGAAATTGGAAAAAAAGGATCGGAATATTCAGTTTTTACTACGGAGTTTGAGGACTTTATGGGAATTACTTGGTGATCAGAAAAAAGCCATTGGTAAGGCGGTATTTGTTTTATTCTTTATTGAAATCCTGAGCGTAAGTTTTCCGTTTTTACTGAAATTGATTTTTGATCAGTTACCGGAAATTATCATTCAGAAGCAGGTAAGCACATATTTAGTTGTATTGATAGGTTGTTTACTTGTGGTGAAAGTTGTGGCTCTGGTTTTGAAACATTTTGTGGCGGAAATCAGTTTTTTACGTGGACTTATTAAATTGGAGAACGGTTGGCCAGTTGTTGTCCAAGAAAAACTACTGAGCCTATCTATCGGTTTTCATGAAACGGAAAATACCGGCAAGAAAATTTCAAAAATTGAAAAGGGATGTGACAAATTAGTTCAGATTGTAATTGATATGTATTGGGGGATTTTACCGCAGGTATTTTTTCTGCTGATAAACGTTACGGTTGCTATAATTATTGACTGGAAGCTTGGTTTGCTCTTTATGCTACCATTTATTCCTGCAATGTACATTCATTATCGAATGTTCAATCGGTTCGAGGATGATTGGGAAGCCTGGGAAAAGAAAAAAGAAGAATCAGGTGGACTTTTATGTCAATCAATTATTAACGTAAGTACTGTTCAGAATTTTGGTCAGGAAAAGCGAGAGTTACAGCAGAATTTAAAGATTAGGGAATTTATGCAGGATTTGGATATTAATATTTGCGAAAAAATGCAGTTGTACTTTTTTGGCTCCGGCTTAATTTTGCATTTGTTTTACTTTATAACAATTGCACTTGGCTTTACCTTTGTTTTTATGGGAATAAGTTCGATCGGAACCATAGTGTATTTAATCGCTACTGGTAATATCACGATTTTCTGCATTGGCGATATTATGCATACCTATACTCGAGTCATGAGAAAGTCAATTTCTGTTAGTCGCATGAAAGAATTGATGGACACGGAAATAGATATTGAAACTTGCCCGGAGGCAATTGTTCCTAATAGTTACGCAGGTGAATTTGAATTTGATGAAGTGAGTTTTACTTATTCCGGAAAGGATCGGCCGGTTCTGAAAGATTTTTCAATGATGATTCATCCTCATCAAATGGTTGCCTTGGTTGGTAAAAGCGGTGAAGGTAAAACTACGATGATCCGTTTAATTTCTAGGATGTATGATATTGATGAAGGTTCGATAAAGTTGGATGGTAGAGATATTCGTGATCTTGATCTAGAATATCTGAGAAAGATTTTCGCCATTGTCCAGCAAGATGTAGATATTTTCGATACAACGCTCCTGGAAAATATTCGTTATCCCGATGCCGAAGCGTCGGAAGAACAGGTGATTGAAGCTCTCAAAGCTTCGCATTTGTATGAAGCCTTGCAGAATTTGGATCGTTTTCCTGATGGAATTAAAACTCAAGTTGGTGAGCGTGGAATTCGGTTGTCTGGTGGTGAACGACAAAGAGTGGGAATTGCTCGAGCGTATATTGCGCTTTTGAATGGTGCCCGGGTATTGATTTTGGATGAAGCTACTTCTAATCTAGATTCCGAAGCGGAAAAAGCAATTCAGAAAATGATTGGGAAGGTTAGAGAAAAATTAAATATTTCAATCATTGCGATTGCTCATCGATTAAGTACGATCCAGAAAGCCGACATGATTTACGTAATCAACAATGGTAATGTTGCAGAATCCGGTGATCATTCTCGATTAGTTCAAGAAAATGGATTGTATGCTCATCTGGTAGAATTACAGAAGCTGGGTGATTTACGCGAGTGA
- a CDS encoding M48 family metalloprotease yields MRDPEVKYVESYSLPTKWKELYPFCLVICLYFVGLQSILAEVISDSKLLFWALLKVVGIVFVFFIIMSCVVNRRHNGIPFMQYLKQKLKMASLESLIFCWLGVAIIYLRSNWYWLGVLFLIYRIVVYWGEDYVARNITRYASNRKRFNSNDPVQCICENIARKTGISFSRALVVRNWDDSAAVVGINGENGIIFSEDFIENNALETIEAVAWHEFGHLLVNRWHKYFIYSASSIIGCLSFWAFNWVLSFCQHDWYEMPALLSWLLLIWAGVYLVLSFTLIFHNNLIKLEEIWADIYALKNAKSPEVLITCLSMGGRFENKSSFRRHPNYKIRIWYSKMYLRYFK; encoded by the coding sequence ATGAGAGATCCAGAAGTGAAGTATGTGGAGTCGTATTCATTGCCAACTAAATGGAAAGAGCTTTATCCGTTTTGCTTAGTTATTTGTTTGTACTTTGTTGGCTTACAGTCTATTTTGGCAGAAGTTATCAGTGATAGCAAACTCTTATTTTGGGCACTGCTTAAAGTTGTCGGAATTGTGTTTGTTTTTTTTATCATTATGTCCTGTGTCGTGAATAGGCGACATAATGGAATTCCATTCATGCAATACCTAAAGCAAAAACTAAAAATGGCCAGTCTTGAAAGTCTGATTTTTTGTTGGTTAGGTGTGGCTATCATTTATCTTAGAAGTAATTGGTACTGGCTGGGAGTTCTTTTTTTGATTTATAGGATTGTTGTATATTGGGGAGAAGATTATGTAGCTCGAAATATAACTCGTTACGCTAGTAACAGAAAAAGATTCAATTCAAATGATCCAGTTCAGTGTATTTGTGAAAATATTGCCAGAAAGACAGGCATTTCATTTTCTAGAGCTCTAGTTGTTAGGAATTGGGACGATTCAGCAGCAGTGGTTGGAATTAATGGAGAAAATGGAATTATTTTTTCAGAAGATTTTATAGAGAATAACGCGCTTGAAACAATCGAAGCGGTCGCCTGGCATGAGTTTGGCCATCTTCTTGTTAATAGGTGGCATAAATATTTTATCTATTCCGCAAGTTCAATTATAGGATGTTTATCTTTTTGGGCTTTTAATTGGGTTCTGTCTTTTTGTCAACATGATTGGTATGAAATGCCGGCATTACTAAGTTGGCTATTGCTGATTTGGGCGGGTGTATACTTGGTTCTTTCTTTTACGTTAATATTCCATAATAATTTGATAAAATTAGAGGAAATATGGGCTGACATTTATGCCTTGAAAAACGCTAAGTCACCAGAAGTTCTAATCACGTGCCTTAGTATGGGTGGGAGGTTTGAGAACAAATCATCTTTCAGAAGACATCCAAATTATAAAATTAGAATTTGGTATTCGAAAATGTATTTGCGTTATTTTAAATAA
- a CDS encoding ABC transporter ATP-binding protein encodes MTDTTENEVEEKRGFKDFRNGIKNLWELIGDRKREVAFLVVTVILAQLMSLITPYLFKLIFDELPQILENREISTYLILLIAALFFFRFLHIVVVFFVQYIRMEKVMVKLEQYWPVLTQKKMLQLSLGYHERENTGKKVSKITEGCNRLNQLVADIYWNFFPEVLYLIFNVVIIIVLDWKLGVLFIIPFVFGIGIGNHAHKKQYKEWKSLTKKREKADGFFTQALLNVKTVQSFVREDYEVDRHSNLREEMVEQEIKVDYSLRKYFFSMSAIFNFLLIAIIVLGLYFVYLGISTIGTVVYIIVTGNGSMGRLHNLIRSYTRMMRGFVVVDRLKEILEEKPDVENSNNAFIPKSFTGKICFDNVSFTYPNKDVPVLRNLSVDLQPKEMVALFGKSGIGKTTLVRLICRMYDIDEGRISLDGADIRLLDLYWYRRLFAIVQQEVEIFDTSLHNNIVYPSDSVTADQVKQAIKAAHLDGMVNDKARFPDGLETQVGERGVRLSGGEKQRVGIARAYVALLHGARILILDEATSNLDSEAEEVVHEMIDKVRKTMDISIVAIAHRISTIKKADRICVIDDGVILEQGSHKELIDLQGHYAKLVKLQKVNGL; translated from the coding sequence ATGACTGACACGACCGAGAATGAAGTTGAGGAAAAGAGAGGTTTTAAGGATTTTCGAAATGGAATTAAAAACCTTTGGGAACTGATTGGAGACAGAAAGAGAGAAGTAGCATTTCTTGTAGTTACCGTTATATTGGCGCAGTTGATGTCACTGATAACTCCGTATCTTTTCAAATTGATTTTTGATGAGCTACCGCAAATTTTGGAAAATAGAGAAATCAGTACGTACTTGATTCTTTTGATAGCAGCTCTATTCTTTTTCAGATTCTTGCATATTGTCGTAGTATTTTTTGTGCAATATATAAGAATGGAAAAAGTAATGGTGAAGTTGGAGCAGTATTGGCCTGTCTTAACTCAGAAAAAAATGTTGCAACTTTCACTAGGCTATCACGAGCGTGAAAACACTGGCAAGAAAGTCAGTAAAATCACAGAGGGCTGTAACCGACTAAATCAGTTAGTGGCAGATATTTACTGGAACTTTTTTCCAGAAGTATTGTATCTGATATTCAACGTAGTGATCATCATTGTGTTGGATTGGAAGTTGGGAGTTTTGTTCATAATCCCATTTGTCTTCGGAATTGGGATTGGTAACCATGCTCACAAGAAACAATATAAAGAATGGAAATCTCTAACCAAAAAAAGAGAAAAAGCGGACGGCTTTTTTACTCAGGCACTGCTAAACGTGAAAACTGTTCAAAGTTTTGTACGTGAAGATTATGAAGTCGATCGTCACTCCAATCTGCGTGAAGAAATGGTAGAGCAGGAGATAAAGGTTGACTATAGTCTTCGTAAATACTTTTTTTCCATGAGTGCCATTTTTAACTTTCTCTTGATAGCGATAATTGTGCTAGGTTTGTACTTTGTGTATCTGGGAATTAGTACAATCGGTACAGTCGTTTATATCATTGTGACAGGCAATGGAAGTATGGGACGGCTTCACAATTTAATTAGAAGTTACACTCGGATGATGCGTGGCTTTGTGGTAGTTGATAGGTTGAAAGAGATATTAGAAGAAAAACCAGATGTGGAAAATTCAAATAATGCTTTTATCCCGAAGAGCTTTACTGGAAAAATTTGTTTTGATAATGTGAGTTTCACTTATCCGAATAAAGATGTTCCAGTTTTGCGAAATCTTTCCGTGGATCTTCAACCAAAAGAAATGGTTGCATTGTTTGGAAAGAGTGGAATAGGTAAAACAACGTTAGTTCGACTTATTTGTCGGATGTACGATATTGATGAAGGAAGAATCAGTCTGGATGGAGCAGACATTCGATTGCTAGATTTATACTGGTATCGTAGGTTGTTTGCAATTGTCCAGCAGGAAGTTGAGATTTTTGATACCAGTCTTCACAATAATATTGTGTATCCTAGTGACTCGGTAACAGCAGACCAAGTTAAACAGGCAATTAAGGCTGCGCACTTAGACGGAATGGTAAATGACAAGGCTCGTTTTCCCGATGGATTGGAAACTCAGGTTGGAGAACGTGGCGTTCGACTTTCCGGTGGTGAGAAACAACGCGTTGGTATTGCTAGAGCCTATGTGGCCTTGCTTCACGGCGCACGTATACTTATTCTGGACGAAGCTACTTCCAACTTGGATTCAGAAGCGGAAGAAGTCGTTCACGAGATGATTGATAAGGTCAGAAAAACAATGGACATTTCCATTGTGGCAATTGCGCATAGAATTTCTACCATCAAGAAAGCTGATCGCATTTGTGTGATTGATGATGGTGTAATTCTGGAGCAAGGTTCTCACAAAGAGCTGATTGATTTGCAGGGACATTATGCGAAATTGGTCAAGCTACAAAAGGTGAACGGTCTATAA